The proteins below come from a single Athene noctua chromosome 6, bAthNoc1.hap1.1, whole genome shotgun sequence genomic window:
- the ATG13 gene encoding autophagy-related protein 13 isoform X9, giving the protein MDTDLSSQDRKDLDKFIKFFALKTVQVIVQARLGEKICTRSSSSPTGSDWFNLAIKDIPEVTHEAKKALAGQLPAVGRSMCVEISLKTSEGDSMELEIWCLEMNEKCDKEIKVSYTVYNRLSLLLKSLLAITRVTPAYRLSRKQGHEYVILYRIYFGEVQLSGLGEGFQTVRVGTVGTPVGTITLSCAYRINLAFMSTRQFERTPPIMGIIIDHFVDRPYPSSSPMHPCNYRAGEDNGAVYPSVEDSQEVCTTSFSTSPPSQLIGPGKEGGVPPIPSQPAHGTQADQERMCTPLDGVHYSAATPSSSEDTETVSNSSEGKCGSPHDLLETIFIRKVGAFVNKPINQVTMANLDIPFAMFAPKNVELEDNDPMVNPPDSPETESPLQGSLHSEGSSGSSTGNTHDDFVMIDFKPAFSKDDILPMDLGTFYREFQNPPQLSSLSIDIGAQSMAEDLVWNPDISDSLPEKLAVHEKNVKEFDAFVETLQ; this is encoded by the exons ATGGACACTGATCTCAGTTCCCAGGACAGGAAGGACCTGGACAAATTCATCAAATTTTTTGCTTTAAAG ACGGTACAAGTAATTGTCCAGGCCCGACTTGGAGAGAAAATCTGTACCCGATCATCATCCTCCCCAACAGGCTCTGACTGG TTCAATTTGGCAATCAAAGATATACCAGAGGTTACCCATGAAGCAAAGAAAGCCCTGGCAGGACAACTACCTGCTGTTGGACGGTCTATGTGCGTGGAGATTTCTCTCAAAACTTCAGAG GGAGACTCCATGGAGCTGGAAATTTGGTGTCTAGAAATGAATGAAAA GTGTGACAAGGAAATCAAAGTTTCATACACTGTATACAACAGGCTGTCTCTACTGCTGAAGTCTTTGCTTGCTATAACTAGGGTAACTCCAGCCTACAGACTCTCAAGGAAACAAGGCCATGAATATGTAATACTGTACAG gATATATTTTGGTGAAGTGCAACTGAGTGGCTTGGGAGAAG GTTTCCAGACAGTCCGTGTTGGGACAGTGGGTACACCAGTGGGCACCATCACTTTGTCTTGTGCCTACAGAATCAACCTCGCTTTCATGTCAACCAG GCAGTTTGAGAGGACCCCTCCTATCATGGGGATTATCATTGATCACTTTGTGGACCGTCCCTATCCCAGCTCTTCACCCATGCACCCCTGCAATTACAG AGCTGGTGAGGACAATGGGGCAGTATACCCCTCAGTAGAAGATTCTCAAGAAGTGTGTACCACATCTTTTTCCACCTCTCCTCCATCTCAG TTGATTGGTCCAGGCAAAGAGGGAGGAGTCCCCCCAATTCCTAGCCAGCCAGCACATGGCACCCAAGCTGACCAAGAGAGGATGTGCACCCCACTGGATGGAGTCCACTACTCAGCAGCTACTCCTTCTAGTAG CGAGGACACAGAAACGGTATCGAACAGCAGCGAAGGGAAGTGTGGCTCCCCACACGACCTTCTGGAGACCATCTTCATCCGGAAGGTGGGAGCTTTTGTCAACAAACCCATTAACCAG GTGACCATGGCCAACTTAGACATTCCTTTTGCCATGTTTGCTCCCAAGAATGTTGAGCTGGAAGATAACGACCCCATG GTCAATCCTCCTGACTCCCCAGAAACTGAATCTCCCCTGCAAGGCAGCTTACACTCGGAGGGCTCCagtggcagcagcacagggaacaCCCACGATGACTTTGTCATGATTGACTTT AAACCAGCATTTTCAAAAGATGACATTCTCCCAATGGACCTGGGGACGTTTTACCGTGAGTTTCAGAATCCCCCTCAACTCAGCAGCCTCTCCATTGATATTGGAGCGCAGTCCATGGCAGAGGATTTGGTATGGAACCCTGACATTTCT GACTCGTTACCAGAGAAGCTGGCAGTCCATGAGAAAAACGTCAAAGAGTTTGATGCCTTTGTAGAAACCTTGCAGTGA
- the ATG13 gene encoding autophagy-related protein 13 isoform X3 produces the protein MDTDLSSQDRKDLDKFIKFFALKTVQVIVQARLGEKICTRSSSSPTGSDWFNLAIKDIPEVTHEAKKALAGQLPAVGRSMCVEISLKTSEGDSMELEIWCLEMNEKCDKEIKVSYTVYNRLSLLLKSLLAITRVTPAYRLSRKQGHEYVILYRIYFGEVQLSGLGEGFQTVRVGTVGTPVGTITLSCAYRINLAFMSTRQFERTPPIMGIIIDHFVDRPYPSSSPMHPCNYRAGEDNGAVYPSVEDSQEVCTTSFSTSPPSQCVFTVTKAHFQTPPPVVTDTLKVPVMGLAFSHQPAALGVGSADMGYPVLFAGGLNAAHPHQLIGPGKEGGVPPIPSQPAHGTQADQERMCTPLDGVHYSAATPSSSEDTETVSNSSEGKCGSPHDLLETIFIRKVGAFVNKPINQVTMANLDIPFAMFAPKNVELEDNDPMVNPPDSPETESPLQGSLHSEGSSGSSTGNTHDDFVMIDFKPAFSKDDILPMDLGTFYREFQNPPQLSSLSIDIGAQSMAEDLVWNPDISDSLPEKLAVHEKNVKEFDAFVETLQ, from the exons ATGGACACTGATCTCAGTTCCCAGGACAGGAAGGACCTGGACAAATTCATCAAATTTTTTGCTTTAAAG ACGGTACAAGTAATTGTCCAGGCCCGACTTGGAGAGAAAATCTGTACCCGATCATCATCCTCCCCAACAGGCTCTGACTGG TTCAATTTGGCAATCAAAGATATACCAGAGGTTACCCATGAAGCAAAGAAAGCCCTGGCAGGACAACTACCTGCTGTTGGACGGTCTATGTGCGTGGAGATTTCTCTCAAAACTTCAGAG GGAGACTCCATGGAGCTGGAAATTTGGTGTCTAGAAATGAATGAAAA GTGTGACAAGGAAATCAAAGTTTCATACACTGTATACAACAGGCTGTCTCTACTGCTGAAGTCTTTGCTTGCTATAACTAGGGTAACTCCAGCCTACAGACTCTCAAGGAAACAAGGCCATGAATATGTAATACTGTACAG gATATATTTTGGTGAAGTGCAACTGAGTGGCTTGGGAGAAG GTTTCCAGACAGTCCGTGTTGGGACAGTGGGTACACCAGTGGGCACCATCACTTTGTCTTGTGCCTACAGAATCAACCTCGCTTTCATGTCAACCAG GCAGTTTGAGAGGACCCCTCCTATCATGGGGATTATCATTGATCACTTTGTGGACCGTCCCTATCCCAGCTCTTCACCCATGCACCCCTGCAATTACAG AGCTGGTGAGGACAATGGGGCAGTATACCCCTCAGTAGAAGATTCTCAAGAAGTGTGTACCACATCTTTTTCCACCTCTCCTCCATCTCAG TGTGTTTTTACTGTCACAAAGGCACATTTTCAGACCCCTCCTCCTGTGGTGACGGACACCTTGAAGGTCCCAGTGATGGGACTGGCCTTTTCACATCAA CCTGCTGCCCTGGGAGTTGGATCAGCTGACATGGGGTATCCTGTACTCTTTGCTGGTGGCTTGAATGCTGCACACCCTCACCAG TTGATTGGTCCAGGCAAAGAGGGAGGAGTCCCCCCAATTCCTAGCCAGCCAGCACATGGCACCCAAGCTGACCAAGAGAGGATGTGCACCCCACTGGATGGAGTCCACTACTCAGCAGCTACTCCTTCTAGTAG CGAGGACACAGAAACGGTATCGAACAGCAGCGAAGGGAAGTGTGGCTCCCCACACGACCTTCTGGAGACCATCTTCATCCGGAAGGTGGGAGCTTTTGTCAACAAACCCATTAACCAG GTGACCATGGCCAACTTAGACATTCCTTTTGCCATGTTTGCTCCCAAGAATGTTGAGCTGGAAGATAACGACCCCATG GTCAATCCTCCTGACTCCCCAGAAACTGAATCTCCCCTGCAAGGCAGCTTACACTCGGAGGGCTCCagtggcagcagcacagggaacaCCCACGATGACTTTGTCATGATTGACTTT AAACCAGCATTTTCAAAAGATGACATTCTCCCAATGGACCTGGGGACGTTTTACCGTGAGTTTCAGAATCCCCCTCAACTCAGCAGCCTCTCCATTGATATTGGAGCGCAGTCCATGGCAGAGGATTTGGTATGGAACCCTGACATTTCT GACTCGTTACCAGAGAAGCTGGCAGTCCATGAGAAAAACGTCAAAGAGTTTGATGCCTTTGTAGAAACCTTGCAGTGA
- the ATG13 gene encoding autophagy-related protein 13 isoform X2, whose product MDTDLSSQDRKDLDKFIKFFALKTVQVIVQARLGEKICTRSSSSPTGSDWFNLAIKDIPEVTHEAKKALAGQLPAVGRSMCVEISLKTSEGDSMELEIWCLEMNEKCDKEIKVSYTVYNRLSLLLKSLLAITRVTPAYRLSRKQGHEYVILYRIYFGEVQLSGLGEGFQTVRVGTVGTPVGTITLSCAYRINLAFMSTRQFERTPPIMGIIIDHFVDRPYPSSSPMHPCNYRAGEDNGAVYPSVEDSQEVCTTSFSTSPPSQCVFTVTKAHFQTPPPVVTDTLKVPVMGLAFSHQLSSSRLSYQPAALGVGSADMGYPVLFAGGLNAAHPHQLIGPGKEGGVPPIPSQPAHGTQADQERMCTPLDGVHYSAATPSSSEDTETVSNSSEGKCGSPHDLLETIFIRKVGAFVNKPINQVTMANLDIPFAMFAPKNVELEDNDPMVNPPDSPETESPLQGSLHSEGSSGSSTGNTHDDFVMIDFKPAFSKDDILPMDLGTFYREFQNPPQLSSLSIDIGAQSMAEDLDSLPEKLAVHEKNVKEFDAFVETLQ is encoded by the exons ATGGACACTGATCTCAGTTCCCAGGACAGGAAGGACCTGGACAAATTCATCAAATTTTTTGCTTTAAAG ACGGTACAAGTAATTGTCCAGGCCCGACTTGGAGAGAAAATCTGTACCCGATCATCATCCTCCCCAACAGGCTCTGACTGG TTCAATTTGGCAATCAAAGATATACCAGAGGTTACCCATGAAGCAAAGAAAGCCCTGGCAGGACAACTACCTGCTGTTGGACGGTCTATGTGCGTGGAGATTTCTCTCAAAACTTCAGAG GGAGACTCCATGGAGCTGGAAATTTGGTGTCTAGAAATGAATGAAAA GTGTGACAAGGAAATCAAAGTTTCATACACTGTATACAACAGGCTGTCTCTACTGCTGAAGTCTTTGCTTGCTATAACTAGGGTAACTCCAGCCTACAGACTCTCAAGGAAACAAGGCCATGAATATGTAATACTGTACAG gATATATTTTGGTGAAGTGCAACTGAGTGGCTTGGGAGAAG GTTTCCAGACAGTCCGTGTTGGGACAGTGGGTACACCAGTGGGCACCATCACTTTGTCTTGTGCCTACAGAATCAACCTCGCTTTCATGTCAACCAG GCAGTTTGAGAGGACCCCTCCTATCATGGGGATTATCATTGATCACTTTGTGGACCGTCCCTATCCCAGCTCTTCACCCATGCACCCCTGCAATTACAG AGCTGGTGAGGACAATGGGGCAGTATACCCCTCAGTAGAAGATTCTCAAGAAGTGTGTACCACATCTTTTTCCACCTCTCCTCCATCTCAG TGTGTTTTTACTGTCACAAAGGCACATTTTCAGACCCCTCCTCCTGTGGTGACGGACACCTTGAAGGTCCCAGTGATGGGACTGGCCTTTTCACATCAA CTTTCCAGCTCTCGTCTTTCCTATCAGCCTGCTGCCCTGGGAGTTGGATCAGCTGACATGGGGTATCCTGTACTCTTTGCTGGTGGCTTGAATGCTGCACACCCTCACCAG TTGATTGGTCCAGGCAAAGAGGGAGGAGTCCCCCCAATTCCTAGCCAGCCAGCACATGGCACCCAAGCTGACCAAGAGAGGATGTGCACCCCACTGGATGGAGTCCACTACTCAGCAGCTACTCCTTCTAGTAG CGAGGACACAGAAACGGTATCGAACAGCAGCGAAGGGAAGTGTGGCTCCCCACACGACCTTCTGGAGACCATCTTCATCCGGAAGGTGGGAGCTTTTGTCAACAAACCCATTAACCAG GTGACCATGGCCAACTTAGACATTCCTTTTGCCATGTTTGCTCCCAAGAATGTTGAGCTGGAAGATAACGACCCCATG GTCAATCCTCCTGACTCCCCAGAAACTGAATCTCCCCTGCAAGGCAGCTTACACTCGGAGGGCTCCagtggcagcagcacagggaacaCCCACGATGACTTTGTCATGATTGACTTT AAACCAGCATTTTCAAAAGATGACATTCTCCCAATGGACCTGGGGACGTTTTACCGTGAGTTTCAGAATCCCCCTCAACTCAGCAGCCTCTCCATTGATATTGGAGCGCAGTCCATGGCAGAGGATTTG GACTCGTTACCAGAGAAGCTGGCAGTCCATGAGAAAAACGTCAAAGAGTTTGATGCCTTTGTAGAAACCTTGCAGTGA
- the ATG13 gene encoding autophagy-related protein 13 isoform X11: MDTDLSSQDRKDLDKFIKFFALKTVQVIVQARLGEKICTRSSSSPTGSDWFNLAIKDIPEVTHEAKKALAGQLPAVGRSMCVEISLKTSEGDSMELEIWCLEMNEKCDKEIKVSYTVYNRLSLLLKSLLAITRVTPAYRLSRKQGHEYVILYRIYFGEVQLSGLGEGFQTVRVGTVGTPVGTITLSCAYRINLAFMSTRAGEDNGAVYPSVEDSQEVCTTSFSTSPPSQLIGPGKEGGVPPIPSQPAHGTQADQERMCTPLDGVHYSAATPSSSEDTETVSNSSEGKCGSPHDLLETIFIRKVGAFVNKPINQVTMANLDIPFAMFAPKNVELEDNDPMVNPPDSPETESPLQGSLHSEGSSGSSTGNTHDDFVMIDFKPAFSKDDILPMDLGTFYREFQNPPQLSSLSIDIGAQSMAEDLVWNPDISDSLPEKLAVHEKNVKEFDAFVETLQ; this comes from the exons ATGGACACTGATCTCAGTTCCCAGGACAGGAAGGACCTGGACAAATTCATCAAATTTTTTGCTTTAAAG ACGGTACAAGTAATTGTCCAGGCCCGACTTGGAGAGAAAATCTGTACCCGATCATCATCCTCCCCAACAGGCTCTGACTGG TTCAATTTGGCAATCAAAGATATACCAGAGGTTACCCATGAAGCAAAGAAAGCCCTGGCAGGACAACTACCTGCTGTTGGACGGTCTATGTGCGTGGAGATTTCTCTCAAAACTTCAGAG GGAGACTCCATGGAGCTGGAAATTTGGTGTCTAGAAATGAATGAAAA GTGTGACAAGGAAATCAAAGTTTCATACACTGTATACAACAGGCTGTCTCTACTGCTGAAGTCTTTGCTTGCTATAACTAGGGTAACTCCAGCCTACAGACTCTCAAGGAAACAAGGCCATGAATATGTAATACTGTACAG gATATATTTTGGTGAAGTGCAACTGAGTGGCTTGGGAGAAG GTTTCCAGACAGTCCGTGTTGGGACAGTGGGTACACCAGTGGGCACCATCACTTTGTCTTGTGCCTACAGAATCAACCTCGCTTTCATGTCAACCAG AGCTGGTGAGGACAATGGGGCAGTATACCCCTCAGTAGAAGATTCTCAAGAAGTGTGTACCACATCTTTTTCCACCTCTCCTCCATCTCAG TTGATTGGTCCAGGCAAAGAGGGAGGAGTCCCCCCAATTCCTAGCCAGCCAGCACATGGCACCCAAGCTGACCAAGAGAGGATGTGCACCCCACTGGATGGAGTCCACTACTCAGCAGCTACTCCTTCTAGTAG CGAGGACACAGAAACGGTATCGAACAGCAGCGAAGGGAAGTGTGGCTCCCCACACGACCTTCTGGAGACCATCTTCATCCGGAAGGTGGGAGCTTTTGTCAACAAACCCATTAACCAG GTGACCATGGCCAACTTAGACATTCCTTTTGCCATGTTTGCTCCCAAGAATGTTGAGCTGGAAGATAACGACCCCATG GTCAATCCTCCTGACTCCCCAGAAACTGAATCTCCCCTGCAAGGCAGCTTACACTCGGAGGGCTCCagtggcagcagcacagggaacaCCCACGATGACTTTGTCATGATTGACTTT AAACCAGCATTTTCAAAAGATGACATTCTCCCAATGGACCTGGGGACGTTTTACCGTGAGTTTCAGAATCCCCCTCAACTCAGCAGCCTCTCCATTGATATTGGAGCGCAGTCCATGGCAGAGGATTTGGTATGGAACCCTGACATTTCT GACTCGTTACCAGAGAAGCTGGCAGTCCATGAGAAAAACGTCAAAGAGTTTGATGCCTTTGTAGAAACCTTGCAGTGA
- the ATG13 gene encoding autophagy-related protein 13 isoform X8, whose protein sequence is MDTDLSSQDRKDLDKFIKFFALKTVQVIVQARLGEKICTRSSSSPTGSDWFNLAIKDIPEVTHEAKKALAGQLPAVGRSMCVEISLKTSEGDSMELEIWCLEMNEKCDKEIKVSYTVYNRLSLLLKSLLAITRVTPAYRLSRKQGHEYVILYRIYFGEVQLSGLGEGFQTVRVGTVGTPVGTITLSCAYRINLAFMSTRAGEDNGAVYPSVEDSQEVCTTSFSTSPPSQLSSSRLSYQPAALGVGSADMGYPVLFAGGLNAAHPHQLIGPGKEGGVPPIPSQPAHGTQADQERMCTPLDGVHYSAATPSSSEDTETVSNSSEGKCGSPHDLLETIFIRKVGAFVNKPINQVTMANLDIPFAMFAPKNVELEDNDPMVNPPDSPETESPLQGSLHSEGSSGSSTGNTHDDFVMIDFKPAFSKDDILPMDLGTFYREFQNPPQLSSLSIDIGAQSMAEDLVWNPDISDSLPEKLAVHEKNVKEFDAFVETLQ, encoded by the exons ATGGACACTGATCTCAGTTCCCAGGACAGGAAGGACCTGGACAAATTCATCAAATTTTTTGCTTTAAAG ACGGTACAAGTAATTGTCCAGGCCCGACTTGGAGAGAAAATCTGTACCCGATCATCATCCTCCCCAACAGGCTCTGACTGG TTCAATTTGGCAATCAAAGATATACCAGAGGTTACCCATGAAGCAAAGAAAGCCCTGGCAGGACAACTACCTGCTGTTGGACGGTCTATGTGCGTGGAGATTTCTCTCAAAACTTCAGAG GGAGACTCCATGGAGCTGGAAATTTGGTGTCTAGAAATGAATGAAAA GTGTGACAAGGAAATCAAAGTTTCATACACTGTATACAACAGGCTGTCTCTACTGCTGAAGTCTTTGCTTGCTATAACTAGGGTAACTCCAGCCTACAGACTCTCAAGGAAACAAGGCCATGAATATGTAATACTGTACAG gATATATTTTGGTGAAGTGCAACTGAGTGGCTTGGGAGAAG GTTTCCAGACAGTCCGTGTTGGGACAGTGGGTACACCAGTGGGCACCATCACTTTGTCTTGTGCCTACAGAATCAACCTCGCTTTCATGTCAACCAG AGCTGGTGAGGACAATGGGGCAGTATACCCCTCAGTAGAAGATTCTCAAGAAGTGTGTACCACATCTTTTTCCACCTCTCCTCCATCTCAG CTTTCCAGCTCTCGTCTTTCCTATCAGCCTGCTGCCCTGGGAGTTGGATCAGCTGACATGGGGTATCCTGTACTCTTTGCTGGTGGCTTGAATGCTGCACACCCTCACCAG TTGATTGGTCCAGGCAAAGAGGGAGGAGTCCCCCCAATTCCTAGCCAGCCAGCACATGGCACCCAAGCTGACCAAGAGAGGATGTGCACCCCACTGGATGGAGTCCACTACTCAGCAGCTACTCCTTCTAGTAG CGAGGACACAGAAACGGTATCGAACAGCAGCGAAGGGAAGTGTGGCTCCCCACACGACCTTCTGGAGACCATCTTCATCCGGAAGGTGGGAGCTTTTGTCAACAAACCCATTAACCAG GTGACCATGGCCAACTTAGACATTCCTTTTGCCATGTTTGCTCCCAAGAATGTTGAGCTGGAAGATAACGACCCCATG GTCAATCCTCCTGACTCCCCAGAAACTGAATCTCCCCTGCAAGGCAGCTTACACTCGGAGGGCTCCagtggcagcagcacagggaacaCCCACGATGACTTTGTCATGATTGACTTT AAACCAGCATTTTCAAAAGATGACATTCTCCCAATGGACCTGGGGACGTTTTACCGTGAGTTTCAGAATCCCCCTCAACTCAGCAGCCTCTCCATTGATATTGGAGCGCAGTCCATGGCAGAGGATTTGGTATGGAACCCTGACATTTCT GACTCGTTACCAGAGAAGCTGGCAGTCCATGAGAAAAACGTCAAAGAGTTTGATGCCTTTGTAGAAACCTTGCAGTGA